Part of the Anomalospiza imberbis isolate Cuckoo-Finch-1a 21T00152 chromosome 29, ASM3175350v1, whole genome shotgun sequence genome, TTGGGCAGCGCTTCCCGAGGAGTCCTCGGGCTCGGctcccttcttcttcttgtgGGAGATGAAGCGGTGGCGGTTGAGGGAGATCTGGGAGGTGAAGCAGAGGCCGCACTCCCGGCACTGCTGGGAATTCCCGTCCGTGCGGTGCTGCGGGATGTGGGCCTGGAATTCCGCCCGGCTCCCCGCCAGGAAGCCGCACTTGCGGCAGCGGAACGGGGCCTTGGCCCcgcagggtttgggggtcttGGCGGGGGGGGTGGTGCTGTCGGGCTCCTCGCTGCACGACTCGTCCGAGGAGAGCTTCCGCTTGCGGCCCGGCGCCTGGGAAAGCgggaaaatccgggaattccCAGGAAGGCCTGGGGTGGGAAGCCCCAACAAGGAGCTCCTGGGAAACCCCTTGGGAACTGGGGCAGCTCCCAGAAGGAATTCTGGGATGAGGAGACTCCGATCCTGCCACAAACGCTGAAATTCCCAGGAAATCCCCAGGAAACCCCCAGGAAACCCCAGGAATTCCCGGATCATCCCTACCTGGGCAGTCCCGGATCCAAAACCTCCCCACTTGGATAAAGTTTAGggctgggatctgtgggatcccagcaggaattccaggataaACCCCCACCCATTCCTACCCCAAACCCCCGAAATTCctggggagccccaggaaaTCCCAGAATTCCGGGATAATCCcacctgggcagggccaggggcgCCGCGGGCGATGACGACCTCCTGGCTGCGGGCGGGGTCCGTGACCTTGATCCCGTGCCGCACCTGGATGTGCTTCTCCAGGATCAGGCGGCTGCTGAAGGTTCTCTTCCCCTCCGTGCAGTACCTGGGGGCGGAGCAGCCCCgttttcctgggaattctgacgccggaattcccaaattccaacCCCAAACAGGATTGGTACAAAGCCTGGAGTCCCTTCCCAAATCCTTCTCATTCCCCGAATTTCAATTCCCACCTCGGGCAGAGCAGGTGGGAATTGAGCCCTGATTCCCTGGGAATTGAGCCCTGATTCCCTGGGAATTAAACCCTGATTCCCTGGGAATTAAACCCCGATTTTCCTGGGAATTAAACCCTGATTTTCCTGGGAATTAAACCCGGATTCCTCAAGAActccccctcttccctccccaaccccaacccccccTCAGTCCTCCCCGGTCCCCCTGAATTCCCGGACATCCCGATCCCGCCCCGTTTTCCCCCAGAGCCCCGCCATTCCCGCCGTTCCCGGCCCGGAATCCCGGGAATACCGGCAGGGGTAGACGCGTTTGATGCCCTCGTGGTTGACGCGGACGTGGCGGCGCAGGCTCGGCGCCGAGCAGAAGGAGCGCTCGCACAGGTGGCACGGGAACTTCTTCACGGACTGCGGGGAAAGCCCAGCTCAGGATCCCGGCAGACCCCGGGGAAGACCCAGGCGGATCCCGGAGCCGGGATGCCCACCCCAGCGGGAGGCGGGAGCTGGGTTTTCCCTGGCATCCCAGCCGGACTCGCCCCAGAACCGCAGCGCCGGGGGGCTCTGACCTTGCCGTGCTCCCTCTTCATGTGCGCCACGTACTCGTCGCGCTCGGGGAACCACGAGTGGCACACGCCGCAGCTCCAGCCGCTGCCCTTGGCCTTGCTCCCGGATTTCCGCTGGAATCGGCTCCGCTTGGCTTTCCGCAGCTCGGGCGAGCTCGGCGGCTCGTCCTCCTCCGTGGAGCTCGAGGACTCCTCGGAATTCTTGGACACCGgcgtctccagaggctccggCTTGGGCGTCAGCAGAGCCGGGGATTTCTTGGAAGAGTCGTCCTTGGACTTCTGGGGCTGGTGGGTGTTCTGGGAGAGGGAGATTTGGGAATTCGGGCTGGGGGAGGGAACTGTGGGTGTGGAGGGACGTTCCCGGCACGCCAGGcggatccagggatggggaatccgTGGAATAACCGGGGACAGGGTCTGGGATTCATCCCgaaaatcccacagaatccaGGAcagggaatcctggaatggcTTGGGGCGGAAAAGATCCTTGAACCCCACCCAGACCACagctcccatttccccccactCCCCACCCACCTGGGGCTGGAAAGTCGGCATTTTTGGCTGGAATTACACCACTTTTGGCCAGAATTTTGCCATTCCCGTCTGGAattccagcattcccagccGGAATTCCGCCCGGGGTGGTGCCTGACCTTGAGGTGCTCGAGCATGGTGCGTTTCTGCATCCAGACCACGGCTGGGtccccctccccactcccatttccccccgtttttGAGGAAATTTCCATCGTTTCCAGCCGGAATTTCGCCATTCCTGGCTGGAATTTCGGCGTTCCCAGCCAGAATTCTGCCTGGGATGGCGCCTGACCTTGAGGTGCACGAGCATGGTGCGCTTCTGGACCCCGAGTGCTCCCCactcccatttcccccagttTTTGAGGAAATTTCCATCGTTTCCGGCCGGAATTTTGCCGTTTTTGGCCGGAATTTCGCCATTCCTGCCTGGAATTTCGGCGTTCCCAGCCGGAATTCCGCCTGACCTTGAGGTGCTCGAGCATGGTGCGCTTCTGGGCGAAGAGCAGCGGGCACTGCGGGCAGCGGAAGACGCTGACGCGCTGCGGCAGCAGGTGCTGATCGAAATGCGACGACAGCAGCGGCTTGTGCGTGAACACCGTGTCACACATGGCACACTTGTAAATCATCCTGGGGcaaaaacggggaaaaacggggaaaaacggggaaaaacggggaaaaacggggaaaaacgggaCGGGGGGAGGCGGGGGAGcgaggggagagggagggaaaaggaaatggggaaggagggggaaaacagaaaaaagggagggggaaaaggagggaagatgaggggaaaaatagggaaaaaattgggaaggaGCGATGGAAAAAGGAAGGTGGGAGTTGAGCTCATCCCAGCCACAGAGGAGGTTCTGCCAGTCATGGAACATTCCCAGTTCTGCCAGTCCTGGAATCGCTCAGGCAGGAAAAGCCCTCTGGGATCACCACATCCATCGTTCCCAGGCGCcacattcccaaattttccagcCAATTCTACCACCAGCTCTATTCCCACAGCAAAACATTCCCAGAGCTCCCATCCCAACCTCTCATTCCCAATTCTCCCATCCCAACCTCTCATTCCCAAATCTCCCATcccagcctctcattcccagATCTCCCATCCCAGCCTTCTTTTGGGATGAACCCGAGCGCGCTGCCCCAGATCCCGGGCGCTGGGGGACGCCGGGAATTCCGCGGGAATGCTCACTTGGATTGCTGGTTGCTGAAGCCGGGGTGCTGCGTGTAGACGTGGGCGTGGGCGCTGGGCGCCGACTTGAAGGCCATGGGGCAGATGGGACACTTGTGGAAAACCTCGCAGTGGGAGCTCTGGATGTGGGACTTGATGGAATTGACGCCGCCGAACACCACGGAGCAGCTGGGACACCTGGAAAATTCCCAACGGAGACCGGgatccagagcagctctgggaattcccagtgGAGACCGGGATCCAGAGCAGTTCTGGGAATTCCCAGTGGAGACCAGGACGCAGAGCAGTTCTGGGAATTCCCAGTGGAGACCGGgatccagagcagctctgggaattcccagtgGAGACCGGgatccagagcagctctgggaattcccaacGGAGACCGGgatccagagcagctctgggaattcccagtgGAGACCAGGACGCAGAGCAGTTCTGGGAATTCCCAACGGAGACCGGgatccagagcagctctgggaaaatTCCAACTGGAACCAGGACCCCAAACAGGCATTCCCAGGATTTCCGGGATCCCCTGCCTGTATCCCACCCTGAGGAGCCCCTGAGGTGGGACTCCAAGCTGGCCCACAGGAAGCCCACGGGCAAACTCCGTTTGTGGAGCCCGGCAGCGCCGCCCCGGcgctcccggcgctgccggcgCTCCCGGCTCCGTACCTGTAGCCCACCCTGCGGGAGAAGTGCAGGCAGGACTCCTTGAGGTGGCACTCGAAGTTGGCCAGCAGGAAGTTGCCGCCGCACTCGGGGCAGACGTGGGGCGGGCGGCTGCGGTGCATGCGCTGGTGCGCGCCGAAGCTGCAGCGGTTGGGCAGGATCATGGGGCACGCCGAGCACACCTGCGGAGCACGGCACTCACCCGCGGAACTCCGGCAGCCCCGGGGGCCCCGCGATCCCGCCCGGGCCGGGGACTGCCCCGACAGAATCCGGGACGGCGGAGAGTTCCGGGAAGAGTCCATCGAGGAACGGGGCTGGAGCggctctgggctctgggaaAATTCCCAGCTGGGGTAGGGATCCCAAACAATTCTGGGAAAATTCCAACTGAAACCAGGATCCCAAACAATTCTGGGAAAATTCCAACTGAAACCAGGATCCCAAACAATTCTGGGAAAATTCCAACTGAAACCCGGATCACGAACAGTTCTGGGAAAATTCCAACTGAAACCAGGATCCCAAACAATTCTGGGAAAATTCCAACTGAAACCAGGATCCCAAAGAATTCTGGGAGAATTCCAACTGAAACCAGGATCCCAAACAATTCTGGGAAAATTCCAGCAGGGATCAGGACGGATGGGAGGGGCTGCATGGATCCATGGATCCAAGGCTGGATGTTCTCACCACTCTCCCACCATCCTCCCACTTCTCCACCACCTTCCCACTGCCCCCCAGCgcctcccagtgcctcccagtgccctcccagcacatcccagtgcctcccagcacatcccagcgccctcccagcacatcccagtgccctcccagcacatcccagtgccctcccagcacatcccagcgCCTCCCAGaacctcccagtgccctcccagcacatcccagtgccctcccagcacatcccagtgccctcccagcacatcccagcgCCTCCCAGaacctcccagtgcctcccagtgctttcccagcacctcccagtgcctcccagcacatcccggtgcctcccagcacatcccagcgCCTCCCAGaacctcccagtgcctcccagtgccctcccagcctctcccagtgccctcccagcctctcccagtgccctcccagcctCTCCCCGCTCTcaccgtgctgctgctgctggtggccacCGCGACCTGCTGGAAATGCGCCGCCAGCCCGGCCTTGTCCTTGCACTGCTCCTTGCACTCCAGGCACCTGAAGCAGCTGTAGCTGCTCTGCTCCGAGCCCAGCGGCAGCACCGGCAGCTCCtgcgccgcggccccgccctcCTGGGCCACCTTGCCGGCCGGCAGGGCCAGCGACACCAGGGGCGTGATGTCGGGCTGGCCGATCATCTGCTCCAGCGCGATGGGCCGCATCACCAGGTGCGAGCACTGCATCACCAGCCCCTTGTCCTTGTGCTCGCGGGCGTGCAGCAGCAGGCTGCACTTGTTGAAGAACACCAGGCGCTTGGTGCAGTGGTTGCAGGTGACCTCGATGCGCATGCTGCGCCGGTCGTAGTGCCGCGCCAGGCTCTTCTCCAGCGCGAAGGCGTCGCCGCACTCCAGGCAGCGGTAGCCCGCGGGcggcagggccaggctggactcGGCCGGGGGGCTCAGGTTGGGTTTGTAGGTGGGCAGCAGGTTCTTGCTGTTGAGGATCTTGTTGAAGGCCTCCACCAGGCTGGACTGGCTGCGGGAGATGACGGTGCCGGCCACGCCGGGCGCCGCTTtgggcggcgccgcgccgccgTTGGCCTTGGCGCCGCCGTTGACCCGGCCGTCGCCCTTGGGCAGGGGCTGCGGCACCAGGCTGAGGATGTTTTTAGCCACGGATTTTCCGCTTTTCCCCGGCAGGACCACGGATTTCTGCTGGGCCACGCTGGCGGCGATGAGCATGGCGCTGCTGGCGCTCTGGATGGCGGCCACGGGCAGCACCGTCCCCTTCAGCTTCGTGCCGTTGCCCAGCTGGACGCTGACGATCTTCGGCCCTTCCGTGCTCttcagagggctggagagctCCGACCTCTCCTTGGCTGCCGCCTCCGCGGCGATGCCGGCGGGGCATTCCAAGGGCTCCTGGGAATTCTGCTCGCTCGGGAGTTTGGTGGAGGGCGGCTCCGAGTCCGAGGACACCCTGGTGACCGTCCTGGTGATGCTGCCGCAGGAGGTTTTGATGGTTTTGATGCGCACCTTGAGCGGCCGCGAGGAGCTGGAGGACGGCGAGTGGgtgctttcctcctcctcctcctcttcctcctcctcctcctcgccgcTGGAAGCGCTGGGAGGGCTCCCCATGGATTTCCCCAGCATCTCCCGCTCTTCCTTCAAGGAGAGCTGCTTCGGGGAAGGTGGGATGGGAATTCCCGGGGAGCAGAAGGGCTCCCGAGGGCTCCCGGGCGAGCGTTTGAGCTcggccgcggcgccgccgtcCAGCGCCGCCGGCTCCGATCCCGGCCACGCCGCCACGGGAGAATCCTCGGCCGAGTAGCGGACGGTGACGGATTTGAGGTGATCCAGCACCAGCCCCTtggggctgcagccccgggccaGAGCCTCCTCCGAGTCCGACTCCTCCTTCTTGACGCAGGCCATGGGATGGGCTGCGTCGCCGGCCGCTCCCGCCCGGAAGGGCGCTGGGAACGCCGGATCCAGGCTCTCCGCGCCTCCTCCCAGGGGCTCCTTGCGATCCAGGGCCGGGGTGGGGGACGCCGCCAGCGAGGGCACGGCCAGGGACTTCTCCTTGGCTTTGCACTCCCGGGACCTGTCGATCAGATTGGCACCGTCCTCGCTGGGATCGGGGCTGAAATGGGAGAACAAATCCAGCGCCTTGGAATTCTTCTCCTTGGCCCAGCACTCCCCGTTGGAGGAGGCCTCCGCGGCGCGGGGCGATCTGGGCGCGTCGGGGGCCCCGAAGCCGTTCTGCAGCAGCCGGGGCGCCGCGCCGTGCCCGTCCTTGCCGCGCGGCTCCGGGCCCTCCAGCTGCTCGGGGCACACGGTGTTCTTGACGATGACGCTGACGGCCGAGATGTCGGCGTGGGGCAGGACGTGCTCCGGGCCCACGGCGGCCCCCGGCTCGCCCGGGAGCTGCTTCCCGTGGCTCTCGGGCTCCTCGTGGTGCGCGTGGATGGCCTCGTTGGCGTCGATGTCGGGGATGTCGAAGGCGGCCAAGAGGTCGTCGAAGTCCGGGGTCTTCATGTCCCCCATGGCTGGGAACGGGGGGAGAGGGGTTGAGGGCGGGGGGAATTCGGGGTTTCCAAGCGGGAATTCCCGGGTTTCCATCCCAATAAACCCCGGGCAATCCTAGTGCTCTGCAGCCTTTGCCGTTCCCACTCCCCTTCCACCCCAGACGCCTCCTctccatcccaaaattcccccttctatcccaaaaatccccttcccaccccagccctgctgccggTCCATGCCCTAAATTCCCGGAACTGCCAGGAAAGCCTCGGGATCCGAGCCCATCCCGGCAATTCTGGCCCCATCCCGGCTCAATCCCGGCCCTGTTCCCGACCTGGAGCCGGGCCCAGGATCTGTCACATCCCTGGGACAACAATTCCCTGTTAACCCCTGCAATTCCAGCACTTCCAGCAGGCTCCAAGGATTTCTGGtttctttagggaaaaaaattcctttcatgAGGAGGGGTTTGCATCCCACGGATTTCCAGcttggaaaactgggaaaaaggggaaagagcCGTGGATCCAACACCaattccagccccaaattccctctggatTTGTGGTGGGAAATCAGGGATCCAACACCAATTCCAGCCCCAAACTGCCTCTGGATTTGAGGCTTCTGGAAAACCCCAGGCAGGTGGGATTCCATTCATTTTCCCTCTGGAATGTGCCTCGGATCGGGAGAggccttttccttcccaaatcccttttTCCTGCCCTTTCATCCCAAGGAAagcctccccaggcagggagtGAATCCTTTGGAAAAGCTGGGAATTGTTTTCCAGGGGGGAGTCGCGCTCTTTGTCCTTTCCCATTCACATCCAAACCCCCGGGAATGTCCGGGATGGATCCCGGATTTCCCCACCCCGACtccctgatcccaatcccagctTCTTTTTGGGGATAATCCCACCCCGGCCTGGAAAATCCGGGAGGAGCTGCTTGGGATCAGGAGCGGGGTTTGGAAAATCCCTCCCGGCTCAGTTCGCCGGGGAAAGGAGGCGGGGAGAGCAGGACAGCCACAGACAGGGAGGGAttatcccaaaatcccacctgtGGCAAACCCCGGCTTCCAAAGGGATCCCAAGCTCCCCATCCCGGTGCCAAATCCCCGATCCCAGACCCCCACCCATCCCGAAACCCCCGCCCCCATCCCGGCGCAGCCGCCTCGTCCCGAGGGATCCGTGCGGGATTAAATTCCCGGGATTTGGAGGGAATTAATTCCCGACCATCTGCCGGCCCCGATCCCGGCATCGCGACGATCCCAAGGGATCCCGCAAATCCCGAAGGAGCCAGGAGGGTTCGGCATTCCCGATTTTCTCGGCATTCCCACAAGGGCTGGGGGGGTCCGGGCAGGGATTTCGTGGGATTTTGAGCTTTTCCCAAATACCCAGGATCCCAAGGCCCCCATCCCGGTCTCAAGCTTccaatcccaaattccccactCCCATCCCAAACTCCCCACACCGATCCcgaatcccccaaaattccaggacGGAGGGGATGACCGTGACCCCTCCCAgtcccaggatttgggatggggaaggagTGACCGTGACCCCCCAGAATTTCAGGATTGGGCGGTGGGGGGGCGATCCTGATCCCCACAAATCccgggatatttttttttttttgtgggaagaCGTGAACATGACCCCTCCAAATCCCGGGACTCGGGATGGGAGGGGGTGACCGTGACGCCCCAGATCCCGGGATTTTTCTGTCGCAAGGAGTGACCGTGACCCTCCaaaattccagggatgggggggtggggtggggcgGCCGTGACCCCCCAGATCCCGGGATTTTCCGAGGGAAGAGGCGACGCTGAGCCCCCCAGATCCCGGGATTTCGGGGGCTGGGCCCCCTCAGGCCGCGGTTCCCGCCCAGGCCTTGACCCCCTCAGGCCGCTTCCGCCCCTCAGGCCCCGCTACCTGCGGCTGCGCCGGGGGGCGCTCCGCGGCCGGCTCCgggcgccgctgccgctgctcGACCCCGGGTCCCGATTCCCGGTTCCCGgttcccggtcccggtcccggtcccggtcccgctcGGGCCCCTCAGCGCCGCCGCTTCCCCTCCGCCACTTCCTGCTtggcccccccgccccgccggccgctCGCGCCGCGCGttcccgcccccgccgcgctgTCCCATTGGCGGAGCAGCCCGTCACTCCTCGGAGCCCGCATTCTGATTGGTTCGCTCCGCTGTCAGTCAAGGCTGAACGCGGCCGCCCGCACTCCCCATTGGCTGAGCGGGACCCGCCCCACACCGGGCGTCTTGATTGGGAAGCGCGGGTGTCATTCAACCCGCGGAGCCCCGCCCACCGCGATGTCCTCGCTTCCTATTGGTTACCAGCGCTGGCGCATCTCGCTGCCGATTGGTTGATAGCTCTGTCTATCAAATAACCTCGGCCTCATCTCGCTTCTCATTGGTCAAAGTGCAGTGTTTATCAAGCGCGGCTTCCGGTCGCCATTGGCCTCAGGGAGCGTCCATGGCGGCGGCTCCCAGCCGGAGGCTCCCATTGGCCGCGGCATTCGTCCCTCAGCACCGGAACCCGCCCACCCCGGGCCCGCAGTGAGTTCAAGCCCCTCCTCCCATTCGTTGCCAGCGCTGTCACTCACAGAGGCGTCTCCGGGAATGCCCCGCCCACGTGCGCACGTTGCGCGATGCCATTTGTGGATACCGCTGTCACTCAAGGCCGCCTCTGTCTGCCCGCTCTCCCATTGGCTGGAGGGCTCAAAAGCCCGCCCAGCCAATTTTCGCCGCTCATTGGTCCGCAGAGCT contains:
- the ZNF687 gene encoding zinc finger protein 687 isoform X2, which codes for METREFPLGNPEFPPPSTPLPPFPAMGDMKTPDFDDLLAAFDIPDIDANEAIHAHHEEPESHGKQLPGEPGAAVGPEHVLPHADISAVSVIVKNTVCPEQLEGPEPRGKDGHGAAPRLLQNGFGAPDAPRSPRAAEASSNGECWAKEKNSKALDLFSHFSPDPSEDGANLIDRSRECKAKEKSLAVPSLAASPTPALDRKEPLGGGAESLDPAFPAPFRAGAAGDAAHPMACVKKEESDSEEALARGCSPKGLVLDHLKSVTVRYSAEDSPVAAWPGSEPAALDGGAAAELKRSPGSPREPFCSPGIPIPPSPKQLSLKEEREMLGKSMGSPPSASSGEEEEEEEEEEEESTHSPSSSSSRPLKVRIKTIKTSCGSITRTVTRVSSDSEPPSTKLPSEQNSQEPLECPAGIAAEAAAKERSELSSPLKSTEGPKIVSVQLGNGTKLKGTVLPVAAIQSASSAMLIAASVAQQKSVVLPGKSGKSVAKNILSLVPQPLPKGDGRVNGGAKANGGAAPPKAAPGVAGTVISRSQSSLVEAFNKILNSKNLLPTYKPNLSPPAESSLALPPAGYRCLECGDAFALEKSLARHYDRRSMRIEVTCNHCTKRLVFFNKCSLLLHAREHKDKGLVMQCSHLVMRPIALEQMIGQPDITPLVSLALPAGKVAQEGGAAAQELPVLPLGSEQSSYSCFRCLECKEQCKDKAGLAAHFQQVAVATSSSSTVCSACPMILPNRCSFGAHQRMHRSRPPHVCPECGGNFLLANFECHLKESCLHFSRRVGYRCPSCSVVFGGVNSIKSHIQSSHCEVFHKCPICPMAFKSAPSAHAHVYTQHPGFSNQQSKMIYKCAMCDTVFTHKPLLSSHFDQHLLPQRVSVFRCPQCPLLFAQKRTMLEHLKNTHQPQKSKDDSSKKSPALLTPKPEPLETPVSKNSEESSSSTEEDEPPSSPELRKAKRSRFQRKSGSKAKGSGWSCGVCHSWFPERDEYVAHMKREHGKSVKKFPCHLCERSFCSAPSLRRHVRVNHEGIKRVYPCRYCTEGKRTFSSRLILEKHIQVRHGIKVTDPARSQEVVIARGAPGPAQAPGRKRKLSSDESCSEEPDSTTPPAKTPKPCGAKAPFRCRKCGFLAGSRAEFQAHIPQHRTDGNSQQCRECGLCFTSQISLNRHRFISHKKKKGAEPEDSSGSAAQGNHGGNSGGGAGGAEGKLECKVCGRGFESQLNLKTHFRTHGMAFIRARQGAEEN
- the ZNF687 gene encoding zinc finger protein 687 isoform X1, producing MGDMKTPDFDDLLAAFDIPDIDANEAIHAHHEEPESHGKQLPGEPGAAVGPEHVLPHADISAVSVIVKNTVCPEQLEGPEPRGKDGHGAAPRLLQNGFGAPDAPRSPRAAEASSNGECWAKEKNSKALDLFSHFSPDPSEDGANLIDRSRECKAKEKSLAVPSLAASPTPALDRKEPLGGGAESLDPAFPAPFRAGAAGDAAHPMACVKKEESDSEEALARGCSPKGLVLDHLKSVTVRYSAEDSPVAAWPGSEPAALDGGAAAELKRSPGSPREPFCSPGIPIPPSPKQLSLKEEREMLGKSMGSPPSASSGEEEEEEEEEEEESTHSPSSSSSRPLKVRIKTIKTSCGSITRTVTRVSSDSEPPSTKLPSEQNSQEPLECPAGIAAEAAAKERSELSSPLKSTEGPKIVSVQLGNGTKLKGTVLPVAAIQSASSAMLIAASVAQQKSVVLPGKSGKSVAKNILSLVPQPLPKGDGRVNGGAKANGGAAPPKAAPGVAGTVISRSQSSLVEAFNKILNSKNLLPTYKPNLSPPAESSLALPPAGYRCLECGDAFALEKSLARHYDRRSMRIEVTCNHCTKRLVFFNKCSLLLHAREHKDKGLVMQCSHLVMRPIALEQMIGQPDITPLVSLALPAGKVAQEGGAAAQELPVLPLGSEQSSYSCFRCLECKEQCKDKAGLAAHFQQVAVATSSSSTVCSACPMILPNRCSFGAHQRMHRSRPPHVCPECGGNFLLANFECHLKESCLHFSRRVGYRCPSCSVVFGGVNSIKSHIQSSHCEVFHKCPICPMAFKSAPSAHAHVYTQHPGFSNQQSKMIYKCAMCDTVFTHKPLLSSHFDQHLLPQRVSVFRCPQCPLLFAQKRTMLEHLKNTHQPQKSKDDSSKKSPALLTPKPEPLETPVSKNSEESSSSTEEDEPPSSPELRKAKRSRFQRKSGSKAKGSGWSCGVCHSWFPERDEYVAHMKREHGKSVKKFPCHLCERSFCSAPSLRRHVRVNHEGIKRVYPCRYCTEGKRTFSSRLILEKHIQVRHGIKVTDPARSQEVVIARGAPGPAQAPGRKRKLSSDESCSEEPDSTTPPAKTPKPCGAKAPFRCRKCGFLAGSRAEFQAHIPQHRTDGNSQQCRECGLCFTSQISLNRHRFISHKKKKGAEPEDSSGSAAQGNHGGNSGGGAGGAEGKLECKVCGRGFESQLNLKTHFRTHGMAFIRARQGAEEN